One part of the Streptomyces ferrugineus genome encodes these proteins:
- a CDS encoding ABC transporter ATP-binding protein/permease, which produces MPELVLELNGRTWTLDVSRPYTLGRDPQGDIVLDDARVSWRHATISWSGRSWVIEDQGSTNGTFVQGQRIHHLEIGPGTAVHLGNATDGPCLNLSGTAASVASPQVQPQQQPYAAQGAQAGWAQQAPAQQQPQQQAHWQQPQQAAHIPQQQGPGGGAGAPPVYGDRSPTTFHQFSIGRVMRIGRALENELVVSDLQVSRHHAEFHSTPDGRMEIRDLGSHNGTYVNGQPIAKGGSAMLGPTDIVGVGHSTFRIVGDRLEEFVDTGEVSFSARHLTVTVDGGKQILKDVSFGVPEKSLVAVIGPSGSGKSTLLKALTGYRPANQGDVLYDNRNLYKQFAELRQRIGLVPQDDILHKELTVKKALKYAAKLRFPADTTAREREERIDEVLRELKLDIHKEKKVTSLSGGQRKRVSVALELLTKPSLIFLDEPTSGLDPGMDRDVMQLLRGLADDGRTVLVVTHSVAELALCDKLLVMAPGGAVAYFGPPEEALNFFGYDTWADVFSAFENYRDYDWAGRWKGSQHYQMYAADIDAIAPQSVQMPPMQAMKPPKPQGWGSQLITLVRRYVSVIASDKGFMALMLILPAVLGAVSLLIDSGNNLLPNEPRANGLRQPNGTATTVLLILAVGACFAGAANSVRELIKERVIYERERATGLSRSAYLMSKVIVLGMITMVQGLIVGGIGFGAREVPAEGLILGAQTKLELCLPIMALGFSSMMFGLVISALVKTAEKTMPLLVMFAIIQVVFTGCLFTLNGSIGVNEFSYLMPSRWAVAAAGATLDFNLVNPNKDDPTATDPLWDHTVGVWGLDMAALIALGVICGFFVARFLRRHEPEVMRK; this is translated from the coding sequence GTGCCGGAACTCGTACTGGAATTGAATGGACGGACCTGGACGCTCGATGTGTCCAGGCCCTACACCCTCGGACGCGATCCGCAGGGTGACATCGTGCTCGACGACGCCAGGGTGTCCTGGCGGCACGCCACGATCAGCTGGAGCGGCCGCAGTTGGGTCATCGAGGACCAGGGCAGCACCAACGGCACATTCGTGCAGGGCCAGCGGATCCATCACCTGGAGATCGGCCCGGGTACGGCCGTGCACCTGGGCAACGCGACCGACGGACCGTGTCTGAACCTCTCCGGCACCGCGGCCTCCGTCGCCTCGCCGCAGGTGCAGCCGCAGCAGCAGCCGTACGCCGCGCAGGGCGCGCAGGCGGGCTGGGCGCAGCAGGCACCCGCCCAGCAGCAGCCCCAGCAGCAGGCGCACTGGCAGCAGCCGCAGCAGGCCGCCCACATCCCGCAGCAGCAGGGCCCCGGTGGTGGCGCGGGGGCGCCGCCGGTCTACGGCGACCGCAGCCCGACCACGTTCCACCAGTTCTCGATCGGCCGCGTGATGCGCATCGGCCGTGCCCTGGAGAACGAGCTGGTCGTCTCCGACCTGCAGGTCTCCCGGCACCACGCCGAGTTCCACTCGACACCCGACGGCCGCATGGAGATCCGCGACCTCGGCTCCCACAACGGCACGTACGTCAACGGCCAGCCCATCGCCAAGGGCGGCTCGGCGATGCTCGGCCCCACCGACATCGTGGGCGTCGGCCACTCCACGTTCCGCATCGTCGGCGACCGGCTCGAGGAGTTCGTCGACACCGGTGAGGTCTCCTTCTCCGCCCGCCATCTGACGGTCACGGTCGACGGCGGCAAGCAGATCCTCAAGGACGTCTCCTTCGGAGTCCCGGAGAAGTCCCTCGTCGCGGTCATCGGCCCGTCAGGATCCGGCAAGTCGACCCTGCTCAAGGCGCTGACCGGCTACCGCCCGGCCAACCAGGGCGACGTCCTCTACGACAACCGCAACCTCTACAAGCAGTTCGCCGAGCTGCGCCAGCGCATCGGTCTGGTCCCGCAGGACGACATCCTGCACAAGGAGCTGACCGTCAAGAAGGCCCTCAAGTACGCGGCCAAGCTCCGCTTCCCGGCCGACACCACGGCCCGCGAGCGCGAGGAGCGCATCGACGAGGTGCTGCGCGAGCTGAAGCTCGACATCCACAAGGAGAAGAAGGTCACCTCCCTCTCCGGCGGTCAGCGCAAGCGCGTCTCGGTGGCTCTGGAGCTGCTCACCAAGCCGTCCCTGATCTTCCTCGACGAGCCGACCTCCGGTCTCGACCCGGGCATGGACCGCGATGTCATGCAGCTGCTGCGCGGCCTCGCCGACGACGGCCGTACGGTCCTCGTCGTCACCCACTCCGTGGCCGAGCTGGCGCTGTGCGACAAGCTCCTGGTGATGGCGCCGGGCGGCGCGGTCGCCTACTTCGGCCCGCCCGAGGAGGCGCTGAACTTCTTCGGCTACGACACCTGGGCCGACGTCTTCTCCGCCTTCGAGAACTACCGCGACTACGACTGGGCGGGACGCTGGAAGGGCTCGCAGCACTACCAGATGTACGCCGCGGACATCGACGCGATTGCTCCGCAGTCCGTACAGATGCCCCCGATGCAGGCGATGAAGCCGCCGAAGCCACAGGGCTGGGGCTCGCAGCTCATCACCCTTGTCCGGCGGTACGTCTCGGTCATCGCGTCCGACAAGGGCTTCATGGCTCTGATGCTGATCCTGCCCGCCGTACTCGGCGCGGTCAGTCTGCTCATCGACTCCGGCAACAACCTGCTGCCCAACGAGCCGCGCGCCAACGGGCTGCGGCAGCCCAACGGCACCGCCACCACCGTCCTTCTCATCCTCGCGGTCGGCGCCTGTTTCGCCGGCGCGGCCAACTCCGTCCGTGAGCTGATCAAGGAACGGGTGATCTACGAACGGGAACGCGCGACGGGTCTGTCCCGCTCGGCCTACCTGATGTCCAAGGTCATCGTGCTCGGCATGATCACCATGGTCCAGGGTCTGATCGTCGGCGGGATCGGATTCGGTGCGCGCGAGGTACCAGCGGAGGGTCTGATCCTCGGAGCCCAGACCAAGCTGGAGCTCTGCCTGCCGATCATGGCGCTCGGGTTCAGCTCGATGATGTTCGGCCTGGTGATCTCCGCGCTGGTCAAGACCGCCGAGAAGACCATGCCGCTGCTGGTGATGTTCGCGATCATCCAGGTCGTGTTCACGGGCTGCCTGTTCACCCTGAACGGCTCCATCGGCGTCAACGAGTTCTCGTACCTGATGCCGTCCCGCTGGGCGGTCGCCGCCGCGGGCGCCACCCTGGACTTCAACCTGGTCAACCCCAACAAGGACGACCCGACCGCGACCGACCCGCTGTGGGACCACACGGTGGGCGTCTGGGGCCTCGACATGGCCGCCCTCATCGCCCTCGGCGTGATCTGCGGCTTCTTCGTGGCCCGCTTCCTGCGCCGGCACGAGCCCGAGGTCATGCGCAAGTAG
- a CDS encoding GAF domain-containing sensor histidine kinase, producing the protein MSQGPRSGLAAVSSALLAMSRHLEVRDVLKTIVASARELLDAQYAALGVPDDHGGFAQFVVDGVSDQQWKAIGPLPRQHGILAAMLQDAKVERLADVRKDPRFEGWPSAHPDMSDFLGLPIRDGDEVIGALFLANKNCPKPQGSCGFTAEDEELLSILAQHAAIALTNARLYERSRELTIAEERSRLAHELHDAVSQKLFSLRLTAQAATTLIDRDPSRAKGELHQVAALAAEAADELRAAVVELRPAALDEDGLVATLRTQIQVLDRAHTARVTFAGRGVKALPSAQEEAVLRVAQEALHNALRHSAAEHVDVTLDRRGGGAVLRVTDDGSGFDPKAIRRAGRHLGLVSMRDRASGVGGALTVESAPGKGTTIEMEVPGG; encoded by the coding sequence ATGAGTCAAGGCCCCAGGTCCGGCCTCGCCGCGGTGAGTTCCGCGTTGCTGGCCATGAGCAGGCATCTGGAGGTGCGCGACGTCCTCAAGACGATCGTCGCCTCGGCCCGCGAACTGCTCGACGCGCAGTACGCCGCGCTCGGTGTCCCGGACGACCACGGCGGCTTCGCCCAGTTCGTCGTCGACGGCGTCAGCGACCAGCAGTGGAAGGCCATCGGCCCGCTGCCCCGCCAGCACGGCATCCTCGCCGCGATGCTCCAGGACGCCAAGGTCGAGCGCCTGGCCGACGTCCGCAAGGACCCCCGCTTCGAGGGCTGGCCGTCGGCGCACCCCGACATGTCCGACTTCCTGGGCCTGCCGATCCGCGACGGCGACGAGGTCATCGGCGCGTTGTTCCTCGCGAACAAGAATTGCCCCAAACCGCAGGGAAGCTGCGGCTTCACGGCCGAGGACGAGGAACTCCTCTCCATCCTCGCCCAGCACGCCGCGATCGCCCTCACCAACGCCCGCCTCTACGAGCGCAGCCGCGAACTGACGATCGCCGAGGAGCGCTCACGCCTGGCCCACGAGCTGCACGACGCGGTCAGCCAGAAGCTGTTCTCCCTGCGCCTGACGGCCCAGGCCGCCACCACCCTGATCGACCGCGACCCGTCCCGCGCCAAGGGCGAGCTGCACCAGGTGGCCGCACTCGCCGCCGAGGCCGCCGACGAACTGCGCGCCGCGGTCGTCGAGCTGCGCCCCGCGGCCCTCGACGAGGACGGCCTCGTGGCCACCCTGCGCACCCAGATCCAGGTCCTCGACCGCGCCCACACCGCCCGTGTGACCTTCGCCGGCCGCGGTGTGAAGGCACTGCCCTCCGCCCAGGAGGAGGCCGTGCTGCGCGTCGCCCAGGAGGCCCTGCACAACGCACTGCGGCACTCCGCCGCCGAACACGTCGACGTGACGCTGGACCGGCGCGGCGGCGGAGCCGTCCTGCGGGTCACCGACGACGGCAGCGGCTTCGACCCCAAGGCGATCCGACGCGCCGGACGCCACCTCGGCCTGGTCTCCATGCGGGACCGGGCGAGCGGGGTCGGCGGCGCGCTGACGGTGGAATCGGCGCCCGGCAAGGGCACCACGATCGAGATGGAGGTCCCCGGTGGGTGA
- the chpE gene encoding chaplin ChpE, whose protein sequence is MKNLKKAAAVTMVAGGLLAAGAGMASATTGAHADGEAVGSPGIASGNLVQAPIHIPVNDSGNSVNVVGVLNPAFGNLAVNK, encoded by the coding sequence GTGAAGAACCTGAAGAAGGCAGCGGCCGTGACGATGGTGGCGGGTGGCCTGCTGGCCGCCGGCGCCGGAATGGCCTCCGCCACCACCGGTGCGCACGCCGACGGCGAGGCCGTGGGCTCCCCGGGTATCGCCTCGGGCAACCTCGTCCAGGCCCCGATCCACATCCCGGTCAACGACTCGGGCAACAGTGTGAACGTCGTCGGCGTCCTGAACCCCGCCTTCGGCAACCTGGCCGTCAACAAGTGA
- a CDS encoding S-adenosylmethionine:tRNA ribosyltransferase-isomerase encodes MVRGPGSDRARGRESDGARSLGPAGARGTGSDAAQSTQPNTAQGTGPDTARGTGPDTAQRAEPDTAQRTEPHATPGPGLHQTPSTTPDQARIPTPNQARIPTLDQARILGLMREYGRPIRYSYTERDQPLSVYQTVFALPSGDGLGSAEMPSAARPFTVGMVTELVSRGVQFAPVTLHTGVASVEAHEPPYPERFAVPEASARLINAVKAGPGRVVAVGTTAVRAVESAVDADGVVRAREGWTDLVVTPERGVRVVDGLLTGLHEPEASHLLMLEAVAGRAAIDRGYEAALRGLYLWHEFGDVHLVLPADQPHSEHCSSNCW; translated from the coding sequence GTGGTCCGAGGCCCAGGGTCTGACAGGGCGCGAGGCCGGGAGTCAGACGGAGCGCGAAGCCTGGGACCCGCCGGAGCCCGGGGCACGGGATCCGACGCAGCCCAAAGCACGCAACCCAACACAGCCCAAGGCACGGGACCCGACACAGCCCGGGGCACAGGACCCGACACAGCCCAACGCGCGGAACCCGACACAGCCCAACGCACGGAGCCGCACGCAACACCCGGCCCGGGGCTCCACCAAACGCCGAGCACCACGCCCGACCAAGCTCGGATCCCCACCCCCAACCAGGCCCGGATCCCCACCCTCGACCAAGCCCGGATCCTCGGCCTGATGCGTGAGTACGGCCGGCCCATCCGCTACTCCTACACAGAGCGGGATCAGCCGCTGTCCGTGTACCAGACCGTGTTCGCGTTGCCGTCGGGCGACGGTCTGGGCAGCGCGGAGATGCCGAGTGCGGCGCGGCCCTTCACGGTGGGGATGGTCACGGAGCTGGTCAGCCGGGGGGTGCAGTTCGCGCCGGTCACGCTGCATACCGGGGTGGCCTCGGTGGAGGCGCATGAGCCGCCGTATCCGGAGCGGTTCGCGGTGCCGGAGGCGTCGGCGCGGCTGATCAACGCGGTCAAGGCCGGGCCGGGCCGGGTCGTCGCCGTCGGGACGACGGCCGTGCGGGCCGTGGAGTCGGCGGTGGACGCCGACGGGGTCGTACGCGCGCGTGAGGGGTGGACGGATCTCGTCGTGACCCCGGAGCGCGGGGTGCGTGTGGTGGACGGGCTGCTGACCGGGCTGCACGAGCCGGAGGCCTCGCATCTGCTGATGCTGGAGGCCGTCGCGGGCCGGGCCGCGATCGACCGCGGTTACGAGGCGGCGCTGCGCGGGCTCTACCTGTGGCACGAGTTCGGCGACGTGCACCTCGTCCTCCCGGCGGACCAGCCTCACTCAGAGCATTGCTCCAGCAACTGCTGGTGA
- a CDS encoding ABC transporter ATP-binding protein codes for MSDVLELQDVSVVREGRALVDQVSWSVKEGERWVILGPNGAGKTTLLNVASSYLYPTKGTATILGETLGTPGTDVFELRPRIGMAGIAMTEKLPKRQTVLQTVLTAAYGMTATWNEDYEEIDEQRARAFLDRLGMSDYLDRKFGTLSEGERKRTLIARALMADPELLLLDEPAAGLDLGGREDLVRRLGRLARDPIAPSMLMVTHHVEEIPPGFTHVLMIRQGKVLAAGPMELELTSRNLSLCFGLPLVVEQVGERWTAQGLPLS; via the coding sequence ATGAGCGATGTTCTGGAGCTTCAGGACGTATCCGTGGTCCGCGAGGGCCGGGCTCTGGTGGACCAGGTCTCCTGGTCGGTCAAGGAGGGCGAGCGCTGGGTCATCCTCGGCCCGAACGGAGCCGGCAAGACGACCCTCCTGAACGTCGCCTCCAGCTACCTCTACCCCACCAAGGGCACCGCCACCATCCTCGGCGAGACCCTCGGCACGCCCGGCACCGACGTCTTCGAGCTGCGCCCGCGCATCGGCATGGCCGGCATCGCCATGACCGAGAAGCTCCCCAAGCGCCAGACCGTCCTGCAGACCGTGCTGACCGCCGCGTACGGCATGACCGCCACCTGGAACGAGGACTACGAGGAGATCGACGAGCAGCGCGCCCGCGCCTTCCTCGACCGCCTCGGCATGAGCGACTACCTCGACCGGAAGTTCGGCACCCTCTCCGAGGGCGAGCGCAAGCGCACCCTCATCGCCCGCGCCCTGATGGCCGACCCCGAGCTGCTCCTGCTCGACGAGCCCGCCGCCGGCCTCGACCTCGGCGGCCGCGAGGACCTGGTCCGCCGCCTCGGCCGTCTCGCCCGCGACCCGATCGCCCCCTCGATGCTCATGGTCACCCACCACGTCGAGGAGATCCCCCCGGGCTTCACCCACGTGCTGATGATCCGCCAGGGCAAGGTCCTCGCCGCCGGCCCGATGGAACTCGAACTCACCTCCCGCAACCTCTCCCTGTGCTTCGGCCTGCCCCTCGTCGTCGAGCAGGTCGGCGAGCGCTGGACGGCACAGGGTCTCCCGCTGTCCTGA
- a CDS encoding SDR family NAD(P)-dependent oxidoreductase, whose translation MPVAIITGASKGLGRALAEALAARGWDLVLDARTPEVLRETAAGLRGRHGTHVTAVPGDVTAAGHRAELVAAAWQLGGVDLLVSNASALGAEPLVRLDALPLEGLRRALEVNVVAALALVQEALPLLRASGAGTVITVSSDAAAEAYETWGGYGASKAALDHLAAVLGEEEPGLRVWAVDPGDMATDLYAAAVPDDDDPRPAPASVVPAFLRLLDERPGSGRYGAPALLEGRR comes from the coding sequence ATGCCGGTAGCGATCATCACGGGGGCCTCGAAAGGGCTGGGGCGGGCGCTCGCCGAGGCGCTGGCCGCGCGCGGCTGGGATCTGGTGCTCGACGCCCGGACGCCGGAGGTCCTGCGGGAGACGGCGGCCGGACTCCGGGGACGGCACGGCACGCACGTGACGGCCGTGCCGGGGGACGTCACGGCCGCCGGGCACCGGGCCGAGCTGGTGGCGGCCGCGTGGCAGCTGGGCGGCGTCGATCTGCTGGTGAGCAACGCCAGCGCGTTGGGCGCCGAGCCGCTCGTACGGCTGGACGCGCTGCCTCTGGAGGGGCTGCGGCGGGCGCTGGAGGTGAACGTGGTCGCCGCGCTGGCCCTGGTCCAGGAGGCGCTGCCGCTGTTGCGGGCGTCCGGGGCGGGCACGGTGATCACGGTCAGCTCGGACGCGGCCGCCGAGGCGTACGAGACGTGGGGCGGGTACGGGGCGTCGAAGGCCGCGCTGGACCATCTCGCGGCGGTGCTCGGCGAGGAGGAGCCGGGGCTGCGGGTGTGGGCGGTCGACCCCGGGGACATGGCCACGGACCTGTACGCGGCGGCCGTACCGGACGACGACGATCCGCGGCCGGCGCCGGCCAGTGTGGTGCCGGCCTTCCTGCGGCTGCTGGACGAGCGTCCGGGGAGCGGTCGCTACGGGGCGCCGGCGCTGCTGGAGGGGCGGCGATGA
- a CDS encoding response regulator — MGDAIKVLLVDDHQVVRRGLRTFLEVQDDIEVVGEAADGAEGVARAEELRPDVVLMDVKMPGMDGVDALRKLRELDNPARVLIVTSFTEQRTVIPALRAGAAGYVYKDVDPDALAGAIRSVHAGHILLQPEVAGALLSQEEANSGQGRAGSLTEREREVLGLIADGRSNREIARALVLSEKTVKTHVSNILMKLDLADRTQAALWAVRHGVTG, encoded by the coding sequence GTGGGTGACGCAATCAAGGTGCTGCTCGTCGACGACCACCAGGTGGTCCGCAGGGGCCTGCGCACCTTCCTCGAAGTGCAGGACGACATCGAGGTCGTGGGCGAGGCGGCCGACGGCGCCGAGGGAGTGGCCCGCGCGGAGGAGCTGCGGCCCGACGTCGTGCTGATGGACGTCAAGATGCCGGGCATGGACGGCGTCGACGCCCTGCGCAAGCTCCGCGAACTCGACAACCCCGCGCGCGTGCTGATCGTCACCAGCTTCACCGAACAGCGCACGGTGATCCCGGCCCTGCGCGCGGGCGCCGCCGGCTACGTCTACAAGGACGTGGACCCCGACGCGCTCGCCGGAGCCATCCGCTCGGTCCACGCCGGCCACATCCTGCTCCAGCCCGAGGTCGCGGGCGCCCTGCTGTCCCAGGAGGAGGCCAACTCGGGACAGGGGAGAGCGGGCTCGCTCACGGAACGGGAGCGCGAGGTGCTCGGCCTGATCGCGGACGGCCGCTCGAACCGGGAGATAGCCAGAGCCCTCGTGCTCTCGGAGAAGACGGTCAAGACCCACGTGTCGAACATCCTCATGAAGCTCGACCTCGCGGACCGCACCCAGGCCGCACTGTGGGCCGTACGCCATGGCGTGACCGGCTGA
- a CDS encoding transglycosylase SLT domain-containing protein produces the protein MLKNTKNRGPIRALTQRHKIAIAGVATLGAAALAFSAVPGNAQTTTAEAPAGKVAYSNEQIKDVKGNVTDQLAPAEVKAQEMAAKHKAAVAHAKHEAAVAHAKHKAAVAQAKKRAAEAAAKKKAEAARKAKAASRSAERVAVKPVAAKKAYANNLDGWIREALDIMKKHDIPGTYNGLHKNIMRESSGNPNAINNWDINAQNGVPSIGLLQVIKPTFDAYHVPGTAWSQYDPVANLTAAANYAADRYGSIDNVNSAY, from the coding sequence ATGCTCAAGAACACCAAGAACCGCGGTCCCATACGTGCGCTGACCCAGCGGCACAAGATCGCGATCGCCGGAGTCGCCACTCTCGGCGCCGCCGCCCTCGCCTTCTCCGCCGTCCCCGGCAACGCCCAGACGACCACGGCCGAAGCCCCCGCGGGCAAGGTGGCCTACAGCAACGAGCAGATCAAGGACGTCAAGGGCAACGTCACCGACCAGCTCGCGCCCGCCGAGGTGAAGGCCCAGGAGATGGCGGCCAAGCACAAGGCCGCCGTGGCCCACGCCAAGCACGAGGCCGCCGTCGCCCACGCGAAGCACAAGGCCGCCGTTGCGCAGGCCAAGAAGCGGGCCGCCGAGGCCGCCGCCAAGAAGAAGGCCGAGGCCGCGCGCAAGGCCAAGGCCGCCAGCCGGTCCGCCGAGCGCGTCGCGGTCAAGCCGGTCGCCGCCAAGAAGGCCTACGCCAACAACCTCGACGGCTGGATCCGTGAGGCCCTGGACATCATGAAGAAGCACGACATCCCGGGCACCTACAACGGTCTGCACAAGAACATCATGCGGGAGTCCTCGGGCAACCCGAACGCGATCAACAACTGGGACATCAACGCCCAGAACGGTGTCCCGTCGATCGGTCTGCTGCAGGTCATCAAGCCGACCTTCGACGCCTACCACGTCCCCGGCACGGCCTGGAGCCAGTACGACCCGGTCGCCAACCTCACCGCCGCCGCCAACTACGCGGCCGACCGGTACGGCTCGATCGACAACGTCAACAGCGCGTACTGA